In a genomic window of Octadecabacter temperatus:
- a CDS encoding nitrate reductase, with protein MNLTKTVCPYCGVGCGVLAGADGTIKGDPEHPANFGRLCSKGAALGETIDLEGRLLTPKVNGKDADWDETLDLIAEQFNTAIREHGPDSVAFYLSGQILTEDYYVANKLMKGFIGSANVDTNSRLCMASSVVGHKRAFGTDTVPGTYEDLEQADLIVLVGSNLAWCHPVLHHRIAAAKAERPNMRIVNIDPRKTATTDLADIHLRIAKDGDVALFNGLLAHLADTGALNNDYIRDHVEGGLPAITQARLDDPSESGLTPQELSDFYQLWTSTQKVVTVYSQGVNQSESGSDKVNAILNCHLATGRIGTPGCGPFSVTGQPNAMGGREVGGLANMLANHLDIENPDHRDCVQNFWNSPTMSTQAGLKAVDMFQACADGKIKALWVISTNPAVSLPDADGVAEAIKKVPFVVVSDIMARTDTGDLADVLLPATGWGEKDGTVTNSERRISRQRAFLPVPGQARPDWEIICDVGVRMGWKDAFTFASPAEVFAEYVALSSASADFGRDLDLSIFADADYANLIPTQWPKDGKRFFADGGFYHPDGKARMLPVCAPTPCEGDGFILNTGRNRDQWHTMTRTGKAPRLGAHLAEPYVEIHPVDAAKLDITAGDLIELSNPKGTSVLRALITDRTTERQLFAPMHWTRQQSSKAWVNNLASSVVDPFSGQPASKNINVTARRYGASWYGYAAGLNPISPDCTYGAISRTLTGWQGEFAGLDAPENWEALARDLMDIGQGDVSEVRDNTGQQTRLAFHDGDQVIGLFFISPKPVSLSRSHAVSLIGTETPPLLALAGQSGADQPDPGATICACLNVGVNTLRQAIADGANSVDALGDATSAGTNCGSCKPELARLLADFQLPMAAE; from the coding sequence ATGAATCTAACGAAGACAGTTTGCCCCTATTGCGGCGTCGGCTGCGGGGTTTTGGCCGGTGCTGACGGCACCATTAAGGGCGACCCTGAACATCCAGCGAACTTTGGGCGGCTGTGTTCAAAAGGGGCGGCACTTGGTGAAACCATTGATCTTGAAGGACGGCTTCTGACGCCAAAGGTCAACGGCAAGGATGCCGATTGGGACGAAACCCTCGACCTTATTGCTGAACAGTTCAACACCGCCATCCGTGAGCATGGCCCCGACAGTGTTGCGTTCTACCTTTCAGGACAAATCCTCACGGAGGATTACTACGTCGCCAACAAGCTGATGAAGGGGTTCATTGGCTCTGCGAACGTCGACACGAACTCGCGGCTATGCATGGCGTCATCTGTTGTGGGCCATAAACGGGCCTTTGGGACCGACACTGTGCCCGGCACCTATGAGGACCTTGAACAGGCGGATCTGATCGTGTTGGTCGGGTCCAACCTTGCATGGTGCCATCCCGTGCTGCACCATCGCATCGCTGCGGCGAAAGCCGAGCGCCCCAACATGCGCATCGTCAATATCGACCCGCGCAAAACCGCGACCACCGACCTAGCTGACATCCATTTGCGGATCGCAAAAGACGGCGACGTCGCGCTGTTCAACGGGTTGCTGGCGCATTTGGCTGACACAGGTGCGTTGAACAATGACTACATCCGCGATCACGTCGAAGGCGGCCTTCCTGCGATCACGCAAGCCCGCCTTGATGATCCATCTGAAAGCGGGCTAACCCCACAAGAGCTGTCTGACTTCTATCAGCTTTGGACTAGCACGCAAAAGGTGGTCACGGTTTATTCCCAAGGGGTAAACCAATCTGAAAGCGGATCTGACAAAGTGAACGCGATCCTGAATTGCCACCTTGCAACAGGGCGCATCGGAACGCCGGGCTGTGGGCCGTTTTCTGTTACAGGACAACCCAATGCGATGGGTGGGCGTGAGGTAGGCGGCTTGGCCAATATGCTCGCCAATCATCTGGACATCGAAAACCCAGATCACCGCGATTGCGTACAAAACTTTTGGAACAGCCCGACTATGTCGACGCAGGCTGGCCTTAAGGCGGTCGATATGTTTCAGGCCTGCGCTGACGGGAAGATCAAGGCGCTCTGGGTTATCTCGACCAATCCTGCCGTTAGCTTGCCAGACGCCGATGGCGTTGCAGAGGCGATCAAAAAGGTGCCGTTTGTCGTCGTCTCTGACATCATGGCACGCACGGATACCGGTGATCTGGCGGACGTGTTGTTGCCGGCAACCGGATGGGGCGAAAAAGATGGCACGGTTACCAATTCAGAACGCCGTATTTCACGCCAGCGCGCGTTCCTTCCCGTGCCAGGACAAGCCCGTCCAGATTGGGAAATCATCTGTGACGTTGGTGTTCGAATGGGTTGGAAAGACGCGTTTACCTTTGCGTCTCCTGCTGAGGTGTTTGCCGAATACGTCGCACTTTCATCTGCCTCCGCTGACTTCGGGCGTGACCTTGATCTGAGCATCTTTGCAGATGCCGACTACGCCAACTTGATACCGACGCAGTGGCCTAAAGATGGAAAACGGTTCTTCGCGGATGGTGGATTCTATCACCCTGATGGCAAAGCACGTATGCTGCCTGTCTGCGCACCAACGCCGTGCGAGGGTGACGGATTTATATTGAATACTGGGCGCAACCGCGATCAGTGGCACACAATGACCCGCACAGGCAAAGCCCCGCGTCTTGGGGCGCATTTGGCGGAACCTTACGTTGAAATTCACCCCGTTGATGCGGCCAAATTGGACATCACGGCTGGCGATCTAATTGAGCTAAGCAACCCGAAGGGGACGTCAGTTCTGCGGGCTCTCATCACTGATCGCACCACTGAGCGTCAACTCTTCGCGCCCATGCACTGGACCCGCCAGCAAAGCAGCAAAGCTTGGGTGAATAATCTGGCCTCATCTGTAGTTGATCCGTTTTCTGGGCAACCTGCGTCCAAGAATATCAATGTCACGGCACGCAGATATGGCGCGAGCTGGTACGGTTATGCCGCGGGTTTGAACCCCATTAGCCCCGATTGCACGTATGGCGCTATTTCACGAACCTTGACCGGTTGGCAGGGTGAATTCGCGGGTCTTGATGCGCCTGAAAACTGGGAAGCGCTTGCGCGTGATCTCATGGACATAGGGCAGGGCGACGTGTCTGAGGTTCGGGACAACACAGGGCAACAAACCCGTCTTGCGTTTCATGATGGCGACCAGGTGATCGGGCTTTTCTTTATCAGCCCAAAACCTGTGTCCCTGTCCCGTAGCCACGCGGTGTCCTTGATCGGCACCGAAACGCCGCCGCTGTTGGCGCTGGCTGGGCAAAGCGGTGCGGACCAACCAGATCCGGGCGCCACCATTTGTGCCTGCCTCAACGTTGGTGTGAACACCTTGCGACAGGCAATCGCGGACGGTGCGAACAGTGTCGATGCCTTGGGCGACGCCACGTCTGCTGGGACCAATTGCGGCTCGTGCAAACCTGAATTGGCCCGCTTGCTCGCAGATTTCCAACTTCCAATGGCCGCAGAATGA
- a CDS encoding ABC transporter permease, protein MTAIDPDTIEQEARKARRFTRINKADAWFQVMGLAWLTPILKAAAGDNPRAQMSEIWRLLGVPVLAIGIFIAAWATLAPTVQTSLGAIPGPVQVWEQAINLNADAVREREKEAAFYVRQDERNAALIAEGNAEDVRDRIYTGKPTYYQQIWTSIKTVFFGFLIGSAIAIPLGIMAGLSATANAAINPIIQIFKPVSPLAWLPIVTMVVSAVYATNDGMFSKSFLVSAITVTLCSLWPTLINTALGVSSIDKDLVSVSKVLKMNTYSKITKLVLPSALPLIFTGLRLSLGVGWMVLIAAEMLAQNPGLGKFVWDEFQNGSSQSLAKIMVAVFTIGIIGFLLDRVMFALQSMFTFTENR, encoded by the coding sequence ATGACCGCCATCGACCCAGATACAATCGAACAAGAGGCCCGCAAAGCGCGCCGTTTTACGCGGATCAACAAAGCCGACGCATGGTTTCAGGTGATGGGTTTGGCGTGGTTAACGCCAATTCTGAAAGCCGCCGCAGGGGACAACCCACGCGCGCAAATGTCTGAAATCTGGCGCCTTTTAGGGGTGCCTGTTCTGGCGATTGGTATCTTTATCGCTGCATGGGCGACCTTGGCTCCAACAGTGCAAACGTCCCTCGGTGCGATCCCAGGACCCGTACAGGTCTGGGAGCAGGCGATTAATCTGAACGCCGACGCCGTGCGCGAACGCGAGAAAGAAGCTGCGTTCTACGTGCGCCAAGACGAGCGCAACGCGGCATTGATTGCAGAAGGAAACGCAGAAGACGTACGCGACCGTATCTACACAGGTAAGCCGACGTATTATCAACAGATCTGGACATCCATCAAAACGGTGTTCTTCGGGTTCCTCATCGGGTCAGCAATTGCGATCCCACTCGGGATTATGGCCGGCCTTTCCGCGACGGCAAACGCCGCGATCAACCCGATCATTCAAATCTTCAAACCGGTTAGCCCGCTGGCATGGTTGCCGATTGTTACCATGGTGGTTTCTGCGGTTTACGCGACCAACGACGGGATGTTTTCCAAATCCTTCCTCGTGTCCGCGATCACGGTGACCCTTTGTTCACTATGGCCGACATTGATCAACACGGCCTTGGGTGTGTCATCCATCGACAAGGATTTGGTCAGCGTATCCAAGGTTCTGAAAATGAACACTTATTCGAAGATCACCAAGCTGGTATTGCCGTCTGCATTGCCGCTGATCTTCACCGGCCTTCGTTTGTCATTGGGTGTGGGTTGGATGGTTCTGATCGCTGCGGAAATGCTCGCGCAGAACCCTGGTCTTGGGAAATTCGTCTGGGATGAATTCCAGAACGGCTCATCCCAATCACTCGCTAAAATCATGGTTGCTGTCTTCACCATCGGTATCATCGGCTTCTTGCTGGACCGCGTGATGTTCGCACTGCAATCCATGTTCACCTTCACAGAAAACCGGTGA
- a CDS encoding autoinducer binding domain-containing protein — translation MSDLTSYLNSLTNAPTVEALWALHSNRMASYGFDRIIYGFTRYRSGRSLGDPQDWVLLTNHGDSYMEEFLGKGHLYHAPMIRWALANTGACSWSWMKQAELSAQEQDVMAFNIGQNVTAGYTVSFLSVTERTKGATALTAKAGMSQDDIDAVWAKYGDEITMLNNVMHLKIQTLPYSQRQLTKRQREVLQWVGDGKTTQDIAILLELTAATIEKHLRLAREALDVETTAQAVLKAAFYNQMFVIELEAA, via the coding sequence ATGTCAGACCTAACCTCATACCTAAATTCTTTAACGAACGCGCCGACCGTTGAGGCCCTTTGGGCTTTGCATTCGAACCGTATGGCCTCTTACGGCTTTGATCGTATCATCTACGGCTTTACCCGTTACCGCAGTGGCCGCTCGCTTGGTGATCCTCAAGATTGGGTTCTGCTCACCAACCACGGTGACAGCTACATGGAAGAATTTCTCGGTAAAGGTCATCTCTATCACGCACCGATGATCCGCTGGGCGCTCGCCAACACTGGCGCGTGCTCTTGGAGTTGGATGAAGCAAGCCGAGCTGAGCGCCCAAGAGCAAGACGTTATGGCTTTTAATATCGGCCAAAATGTTACAGCTGGCTATACCGTGAGCTTTCTGAGCGTTACGGAACGCACCAAGGGCGCGACCGCGCTCACGGCGAAAGCAGGCATGTCCCAAGACGATATTGACGCAGTATGGGCTAAGTATGGTGACGAAATCACTATGTTAAACAATGTGATGCATCTAAAAATCCAAACCCTGCCCTATTCTCAACGCCAACTGACGAAACGCCAGCGCGAAGTTCTGCAATGGGTCGGAGATGGCAAAACAACGCAAGATATTGCTATCCTGCTTGAACTTACGGCCGCAACGATCGAGAAACACCTTCGTTTGGCGCGTGAAGCCTTAGACGTCGAAACCACAGCGCAAGCCGTTCTAAAGGCAGCATTTTACAACCAGATGTTTGTGATCGAGTTGGAAGCCGCGTAA
- a CDS encoding siroheme synthase, with protein sequence MKTFPMFLQMQGRRVIIAGGGEQAAQKCRLILKTEAAITVLAQSLDPELEDLNGQGRINWQRGPISPSDFKDAALVFIASGCPAADASLHMFAKSAGATVNVVDQPHLCDALTPSIVDRSPVVVAIGTEGTAPVLARQIKTRLEDMLEPRLGDLAALAGRLRDRAATRLGPRMRRDLWRWVFAGPVRDVHARGAERNAAQMIKKAIDTASFGADSSGSVALVGAGPGSKDLITMRGVQRLQEADVIYYDHQIDGEVLDLARRDAERVQLGNAPELQQWPQDKILGVLVSAARQGKRVVHLQTGDPRSANDVDALSAADIDFEIVPGVSCTATTGNTASRGPYVEKVAQLR encoded by the coding sequence ATGAAGACCTTTCCCATGTTTCTGCAAATGCAGGGTCGCCGCGTCATTATTGCCGGCGGCGGAGAGCAAGCCGCGCAAAAATGCCGTCTGATCCTGAAAACCGAGGCCGCGATAACCGTGTTGGCACAATCACTCGATCCTGAGCTTGAAGACCTTAACGGGCAGGGGCGGATTAACTGGCAACGGGGCCCGATTAGCCCAAGCGACTTTAAAGACGCCGCCCTTGTGTTCATCGCTTCGGGGTGTCCCGCAGCAGATGCCAGCCTGCATATGTTTGCGAAATCTGCTGGGGCGACGGTCAATGTTGTAGATCAACCGCATCTTTGCGATGCGCTGACACCTTCGATTGTCGACCGCTCGCCGGTTGTTGTGGCGATTGGTACTGAGGGCACGGCACCGGTGTTGGCACGCCAGATCAAAACCCGCCTTGAAGACATGCTTGAGCCGCGCTTGGGCGACTTGGCCGCGCTGGCTGGTCGTTTGCGTGATCGTGCTGCGACGCGCCTTGGCCCGCGTATGCGACGTGATCTTTGGCGCTGGGTGTTTGCTGGTCCGGTTCGCGACGTTCATGCGCGCGGCGCAGAGCGCAACGCCGCGCAGATGATTAAGAAAGCCATCGACACCGCAAGTTTCGGCGCAGACAGTTCCGGTTCGGTTGCGCTGGTTGGGGCAGGGCCTGGCTCAAAGGACCTCATAACGATGCGCGGCGTTCAACGGCTGCAAGAAGCTGATGTGATTTATTATGATCATCAGATTGACGGCGAAGTTTTAGATCTTGCGCGGCGCGATGCCGAACGTGTTCAGCTTGGTAACGCACCAGAACTCCAACAATGGCCGCAAGACAAAATTCTAGGCGTACTTGTTTCAGCCGCACGACAAGGCAAACGTGTCGTTCATCTTCAAACCGGCGATCCGCGTAGCGCCAATGACGTCGACGCTCTCAGCGCAGCCGACATCGATTTCGAAATCGTACCTGGCGTGAGCTGTACGGCAACAACGGGAAATACGGCGTCTCGTGGCCCTTATGTCGAAAAGGTCGCTCAGCTGCGCTGA
- a CDS encoding glycosyl transferase family protein, with amino-acid sequence MTLAPFVRIVARGKGRARPLTQDEAQQAMTLMLSGDAAPEAVGALLMVLRLRGETDAEIAGFTAALRATTPNFPTADLDWPCYAAGRTRGSPLFLLAAKLVAQAGYAVTLHGWNSHQSSAADVREVLYDLELEGDGLTYRPLETLNPAAFELLKLRDTFGLRSCINTVLRMWNPSGAGASVQGVFHPSYRGLQSRAAALLGDRNLTVIKGGGGEFERNPTKETAIFGLRNGEELNTSAPACLSETRRMNEPEQAFDIKSLWRGSSDDTFAIETIIGTAALALWTLDEAATVSQSSALAADMWRDRHSLSRRAG; translated from the coding sequence ATGACGCTTGCGCCATTTGTTCGTATTGTCGCCCGCGGCAAAGGCCGCGCACGCCCATTGACGCAGGACGAGGCGCAGCAAGCGATGACATTGATGTTGTCAGGTGATGCCGCGCCTGAAGCCGTTGGTGCGCTTCTTATGGTGCTGCGTTTGCGCGGTGAAACAGATGCGGAAATCGCAGGGTTTACGGCCGCATTACGGGCCACAACGCCAAACTTCCCTACCGCTGACTTGGATTGGCCCTGTTACGCTGCTGGGCGCACACGTGGTTCGCCGCTGTTTCTACTCGCCGCAAAGCTGGTGGCACAGGCTGGATACGCGGTTACGCTTCATGGCTGGAACTCGCACCAAAGCTCAGCTGCGGATGTGCGTGAGGTTCTGTACGATCTCGAGCTGGAAGGTGACGGGCTCACATACCGACCACTTGAAACCTTAAACCCGGCCGCGTTTGAGTTGTTAAAACTGCGCGATACATTCGGGCTGCGAAGCTGCATCAACACGGTTCTTCGTATGTGGAATCCGTCTGGGGCAGGGGCATCGGTACAGGGTGTCTTTCATCCGTCCTATCGCGGGTTGCAATCGCGCGCGGCTGCTTTACTTGGCGACAGAAATTTGACCGTCATCAAAGGCGGCGGTGGCGAATTCGAGCGTAACCCAACGAAGGAAACGGCCATCTTTGGTTTGCGCAATGGGGAAGAGTTGAACACCTCAGCCCCCGCATGCCTAAGCGAAACACGCCGCATGAACGAACCCGAGCAAGCCTTTGATATTAAATCATTATGGCGTGGTTCAAGTGACGACACATTCGCCATCGAGACGATCATAGGAACGGCCGCGTTGGCCCTTTGGACACTGGATGAAGCCGCTACAGTCTCGCAATCCAGCGCCCTTGCAGCGGACATGTGGCGCGACCGACATTCCCTATCAAGGAGAGCAGGATGA
- the nirD gene encoding nitrite reductase small subunit NirD, whose protein sequence is MNEQPANWVDIAALEDVPKRGARLIKTAHGCVAVFRTGADEVYALDNACPHKQGPLADGIVHDKSVTCPLHNWVISLETGEVQGADEGQVATYPAKVVDGRITLDTAFLVRRAVA, encoded by the coding sequence ATGAACGAGCAACCAGCCAATTGGGTCGATATCGCCGCCCTTGAAGACGTACCGAAACGGGGCGCGCGCCTGATCAAAACCGCGCATGGCTGCGTCGCTGTGTTCCGCACCGGAGCGGATGAGGTCTACGCCCTCGACAATGCGTGTCCGCACAAACAGGGTCCGCTGGCAGATGGGATCGTGCATGATAAATCCGTGACGTGCCCGTTGCACAACTGGGTTATCTCGCTGGAAACAGGGGAAGTGCAGGGCGCGGACGAGGGGCAGGTGGCAACCTATCCGGCCAAGGTCGTTGATGGGCGCATCACGCTTGATACAGCCTTCCTAGTCAGACGGGCGGTTGCATGA
- the nirB gene encoding nitrite reductase large subunit NirB has product MTQRLIIIGAGMATGRALEHLLDAGADYDVTLFNAEPRGNYNRIMLSPVLSGEKTYAEIETHTAEWYEENGITCRFGEKIASIDRAAKTVTAENGDVLSYDKLLFGTGSNPFMIPLPGHDLEGVIAYRDLEDTERMMGLGPDNKCVVIGGGLLGLEAAAGMAARGVDVTVIHIMGHLMERQLDEAAGYLLRKALVDKGITVKCSANSKEILGENGKVRALLLDDGTELPCDLLVMAVGIRPNTKLAQDAGVAVGKGIHVDDQMCTSDADILAVGECVEHDGAIFGLVAPLYDQAKVVAKTLMGDEAQFVQKELSTKLKVTGCDLFSAGDFAEGEGREDIVFRDPARGVYRRLVLEDNVVVGAVMYGDTADSNWFFGLIREKTDVSDMRETLIFGPAFQGGGASDPLSAVAALPRDAEICGCNGISKGEIEDAIAAGSGDLAAIKASTKASASCGTCTGLVEQVLAVTLGDDFVIPAAASICGCTDMTHEDVRRMIKSQKLTSMPAVWQECGWKTSCGCHVCRPALNFYLLADWPLEYQDDPQSRFINERKHANIQKDGTFSVVPRMWGGITTPDELRAIADAADKFEVPTVKVTGGQRIDLLGVKGEDLPAIWDDLNKAGMVSGHAYSKGLRTVKTCVGTDHCRFGTQDSTGLGIKLEKILWGSWTPHKLKLGVSGCPRNCAEATCKDIGIVCVDSGYQISIGGAAGMDVRETVLLCQVPTEEEVVDVIKAVTQSYRENAKYLDRIYKWMDKVGLEWIQETVEDLDTRAALVERFDLSQTIYRKDPWAQHVAKAETYQPLADLTLEAAE; this is encoded by the coding sequence ATGACACAGAGATTGATCATAATCGGCGCTGGCATGGCGACAGGCCGCGCGCTGGAGCATCTGTTGGATGCAGGCGCGGATTACGACGTAACGTTGTTTAACGCGGAACCGCGCGGCAACTACAACCGCATCATGCTTTCGCCCGTTTTGTCCGGCGAAAAAACATATGCCGAAATCGAAACCCACACGGCTGAATGGTACGAAGAGAACGGCATCACCTGCCGCTTCGGTGAGAAAATCGCATCGATTGATCGGGCCGCCAAAACTGTGACGGCTGAAAACGGCGATGTTCTGTCCTATGACAAACTGCTGTTCGGGACGGGGTCTAATCCGTTTATGATCCCGCTTCCGGGTCATGATCTTGAAGGCGTCATTGCCTACCGCGACCTTGAGGACACCGAGCGCATGATGGGCCTTGGCCCTGACAATAAATGCGTTGTCATCGGTGGTGGTTTGTTGGGCCTAGAGGCGGCTGCAGGCATGGCCGCGCGGGGTGTCGACGTCACCGTTATTCACATCATGGGCCACTTGATGGAACGTCAGTTGGACGAAGCCGCGGGCTACCTTTTGCGCAAGGCATTGGTGGACAAGGGCATTACCGTTAAATGCTCTGCCAACTCAAAAGAAATCCTTGGCGAAAACGGTAAAGTCCGTGCGTTGCTGTTGGATGATGGCACTGAATTGCCGTGTGACTTGTTGGTCATGGCCGTGGGCATCCGCCCGAATACCAAGCTTGCGCAAGACGCTGGCGTGGCTGTCGGCAAGGGCATCCATGTGGATGATCAAATGTGTACGTCTGATGCCGATATTTTGGCGGTTGGCGAATGTGTTGAACACGACGGTGCGATCTTTGGTTTGGTTGCCCCGCTTTATGATCAAGCAAAGGTCGTCGCGAAAACGCTGATGGGCGACGAGGCGCAATTCGTTCAGAAAGAACTGTCCACCAAGTTGAAGGTCACGGGCTGTGATCTGTTCAGCGCGGGTGATTTCGCTGAAGGGGAAGGGCGCGAAGATATTGTGTTCCGCGACCCTGCGCGCGGCGTTTACCGCCGCTTGGTGCTTGAAGATAACGTTGTCGTCGGGGCCGTCATGTATGGCGACACCGCTGACAGCAACTGGTTCTTTGGCCTGATCCGCGAAAAGACCGACGTGTCTGACATGCGCGAGACCTTGATCTTTGGTCCAGCCTTTCAGGGGGGCGGTGCCTCGGACCCGCTCTCAGCCGTTGCAGCCTTACCGCGTGATGCGGAAATCTGCGGCTGCAACGGCATTTCCAAAGGTGAAATCGAAGACGCAATCGCAGCTGGTTCTGGCGACCTAGCTGCCATCAAAGCCAGCACAAAAGCATCCGCATCCTGCGGGACCTGCACCGGATTGGTTGAACAGGTCTTGGCCGTCACACTGGGCGATGATTTTGTCATCCCAGCGGCCGCGTCCATTTGTGGCTGCACAGACATGACGCACGAAGACGTGCGTCGCATGATCAAGTCGCAAAAACTGACCTCAATGCCCGCCGTTTGGCAGGAATGCGGTTGGAAGACATCCTGTGGCTGCCATGTCTGCCGCCCGGCATTGAATTTCTATCTGCTGGCCGACTGGCCGCTTGAATACCAAGATGACCCGCAGTCGCGTTTCATTAACGAACGCAAGCACGCCAACATCCAGAAAGACGGCACATTCTCAGTTGTTCCGCGCATGTGGGGTGGGATCACCACACCGGATGAGCTGCGTGCGATTGCCGATGCCGCCGATAAGTTTGAGGTGCCAACCGTTAAGGTCACTGGCGGTCAGCGGATCGATTTGCTCGGTGTAAAGGGTGAAGACCTGCCAGCAATTTGGGACGATCTGAACAAGGCTGGCATGGTGTCTGGCCACGCTTATTCCAAAGGGTTGCGTACGGTCAAAACCTGTGTTGGTACGGACCATTGCCGTTTTGGGACCCAGGACAGCACCGGTCTTGGCATCAAACTGGAAAAGATACTCTGGGGCTCTTGGACGCCGCATAAGTTGAAGCTTGGTGTTTCGGGGTGTCCGCGCAACTGCGCTGAGGCCACCTGTAAGGACATCGGCATCGTCTGTGTCGACAGTGGGTATCAGATCAGCATCGGTGGGGCTGCGGGCATGGATGTGCGCGAAACGGTTCTGCTGTGCCAGGTTCCGACGGAAGAAGAAGTCGTCGACGTCATAAAAGCGGTTACACAATCCTATCGTGAAAACGCCAAATATTTGGATCGCATCTATAAATGGATGGACAAGGTTGGCCTTGAGTGGATCCAAGAAACCGTTGAGGACCTCGACACGCGCGCAGCGCTGGTTGAGCGTTTCGATCTTTCACAAACTATCTACCGCAAGGACCCTTGGGCGCAGCACGTCGCCAAGGCCGAAACCTATCAGCCACTAGCTGACCTGACTTTGGAGGCCGCAGAATGA
- a CDS encoding ABC transporter ATP-binding protein, with protein sequence MSILKFENVSKGFGQGTNRVDVLQDINLEIEDGEFVAILGFSGTGKSTLMNLIAGLEMPDTGSVTFKGVPIKGPGPERGLVFQSYSLMPWLTVGGNVGLAVDAVFPKLNKEERQAKIDHYVSMVGLSHATSRRPSELSGGMRQRVSVARALAMSPEMLLLDEPLSALDALTRANLADEILDIWETDKKTCILITNDVDEAILLADRIIPLNPDGTLADPVTVNIPRPRDRGAMNDDATFKALRAQVTKYLMDIGIAAKVEDTRHLPDVTPIHSVPAAVAEAQEGGIEERYLNFSQLHKVYPTPKGPLTVVEDFDLKVNKGEFISLIGHSGCGKSTVLTMAAGLNPISKGAIKLDGWNVEGADPERAVVFQSPNLFPWLTAKENVAIGVHKVYPRASQAERQDVIEYYLERVGLADSMDTVASSMSNGMKQRVGIARAFALSPKLLLLDEPFGMLDSLTRWELQEVLMEVWSRTKVTAICVTHDVDEAILLADRVVMMTNGPQATIGKITDVKLPRPRTRKALLEHPDYYNYRAEVLDFLEEYEHGKTPKPKPITTVAAE encoded by the coding sequence ATGAGCATCCTAAAGTTTGAAAACGTCTCCAAGGGCTTCGGCCAAGGCACCAACCGCGTCGATGTTCTTCAAGACATCAATCTTGAAATCGAAGACGGTGAGTTCGTCGCAATCCTCGGATTTTCCGGTACAGGGAAATCCACACTGATGAACCTGATCGCTGGGCTGGAAATGCCCGACACCGGCAGCGTTACCTTTAAAGGCGTGCCTATTAAGGGGCCTGGGCCGGAACGTGGTCTGGTCTTTCAAAGCTACTCTCTGATGCCGTGGCTTACGGTTGGGGGAAACGTCGGCCTTGCGGTCGATGCGGTGTTCCCAAAGCTGAACAAAGAAGAACGCCAAGCCAAGATTGACCACTATGTCAGCATGGTGGGGCTGTCCCACGCAACGTCGCGGCGACCATCAGAACTGTCCGGTGGCATGCGCCAACGGGTGTCCGTTGCCCGTGCACTGGCAATGAGCCCTGAGATGTTGTTGCTGGACGAGCCGCTAAGTGCGCTCGATGCGTTGACCCGTGCCAATCTCGCAGACGAAATCCTTGATATTTGGGAGACGGACAAGAAGACCTGTATCCTGATCACCAATGACGTGGACGAGGCGATTTTGCTGGCCGACCGTATCATACCATTGAACCCGGATGGCACCTTGGCCGATCCGGTTACCGTCAACATTCCGCGCCCACGTGATCGCGGTGCGATGAACGATGACGCAACATTTAAAGCGTTGCGTGCACAGGTAACCAAGTATTTGATGGATATCGGTATCGCGGCCAAGGTCGAAGATACGCGGCATTTGCCAGACGTAACCCCGATCCATTCGGTTCCTGCGGCGGTCGCCGAGGCACAAGAGGGCGGCATCGAAGAACGCTATTTGAACTTCTCGCAGCTACACAAAGTGTACCCAACGCCCAAAGGCCCGCTAACCGTGGTCGAAGACTTTGACCTTAAGGTCAACAAGGGTGAATTCATCAGCCTGATCGGGCATTCTGGCTGTGGTAAATCCACGGTTCTGACCATGGCCGCCGGCCTGAACCCGATTTCAAAGGGTGCGATCAAACTGGATGGTTGGAACGTTGAAGGCGCTGATCCAGAACGCGCTGTGGTCTTTCAGTCGCCAAACCTGTTTCCATGGCTGACAGCCAAGGAAAACGTCGCGATTGGCGTGCATAAGGTTTACCCGCGTGCGTCCCAAGCCGAACGTCAGGACGTGATTGAATACTACCTTGAACGTGTTGGTTTGGCCGACAGCATGGATACGGTCGCATCCTCCATGTCCAACGGTATGAAACAGCGGGTCGGGATCGCACGCGCATTTGCGCTGTCGCCGAAATTGCTGCTTTTGGACGAACCATTCGGCATGCTCGACAGTCTTACTCGTTGGGAGCTACAAGAGGTCCTGATGGAGGTTTGGTCCCGTACCAAAGTGACCGCCATCTGCGTCACGCACGATGTGGATGAGGCTATTTTGCTCGCGGATCGCGTGGTGATGATGACCAACGGACCACAGGCCACAATCGGCAAAATTACCGATGTGAAACTGCCACGCCCACGCACACGCAAAGCGTTGCTAGAGCATCCAGATTACTACAACTACCGCGCAGAGGTTCTTGATTTCCTTGAGGAATATGAACACGGAAAAACCCCGAAACCGAAACCCATAACAACAGTGGCGGCAGAATAA